In the Streptomyces sp. WMMC940 genome, CCCCGGCATCATGCCGAGGCCGGGTGCCCTACTCGTTCGTGGCCCATGGCCGACCCGGCAGTCACGCGCACAGATTAATGCCCAACGGGCCTGTGGGCGATACCGATATCCGTCGGCGGGTGCATCCGGCGCGCACCCGCTGCCCGTCGTCCTGGTCGCCCGCCCCTCGTGTCCCTACTCGGCGCGCGGCTGGTTGAACCGGAGCATGTTCCCGGCCGGGTCGCGGAAGGCGCAGTCGCGGACGCCGTACGGCTGGTCCATGGGCTCCTGGAGCACCTCGCCGCCCGCGGCGCGGATCCGTTCGAACATGGCGTCGACGTCGTCGGTCCGGAAGATGACGCCGCGCAGCATGCCCTTGGCCAGCAGCTCGGCCACCGCCTGGCGGTCGGCGTCCGTGGCGTTCGGGTCCGCGAGCGGCGGCTCGAGGACGAGCTCCACGTCCGGCTGCGAGGGCGAGCCCACGGTCACCCAGCGCATGCCCTCGAACCCGACGTCGTTGCGCACCTCGAGGCCGAGCGCGTCGCGGTAGAAGGCGAGCGCCTTGTCGTGGTCGTCGACGGCGATGAAGCACTGTGAAAGCTTGATGTCCATGCCTGTCACGCTACGGACCGGCGGGGCCGGCCGCTTCTCCGTTCCTGACCGGCCTGGTGTGGATCTTCGCGATGCAGGCCGGGATGGCGGATCCGTGGTCGTGGTCGCGGGCCCGGTACGCACTGGGGCTCTCGCCGACCAGCTCGGTGAACCGCGAGCTGAAGGAGCCCAGCGAGGTGCAGCCGACCTCCATGCAGACCTCCGTCACGGACAGGTCGCCGCGCCGCAGCAGCGCCTTGGCCCGCTCGATCCGGCGGGTCATGAGATAGCTGTAGGGCGTCTCGCCGTAGGCGGCCCGGAAACTGCGCGAGAAGTGCCCCGCCGACATCAGGGCGATGCGTGCGAGCGCCGGTACGTCCAGGGGTTGGGCGTAGTCGCGGTCCATCGCGTCACGGGCCCGGCGCAGCCTGACGAGGTCGGAGAGGGGTACACGGGACACAGTGGACACCGTACAGACCGCCCGGAAGCCGGAAGCCGGAAGCCGGAAGACGTGTGTACGCGTGACCGCGCCCCTTACCGCAGCGGGGCCTCCGACGCGGCCGCGCCGCCTGACCCGTCTCAGTAGAAGTGGGCCATCCTGAGGTTCCGACCTGCGGTGGTTCAGGTTGACTGAGACGGCGAGGGGCGGCTTGTCTCAGTCAACCTGACCATCGATGGCTCCGGCGAGGAAGTGCCGGACATCGGATGCCAGGGAGGCCATCTGCTCTCCGCCCTCCAGCCAGGTGGTCACTGAGGCGCTCCATCCGCCGGCGGCGCTGGGCCACGGGCGCAACGTCCAGGTCAGCCCGACGTGGCCACCCGATCGGAAGACCGCCGAGACCATCAGGTCTTTGTCGTCCGTCCGCCAGCTGCGTTCGCCGTCCCATCCGCGGTAGTCGGCGGCCAGTTCTTCCAGGAACGGGGCGAGGTCGCTGTCCCAGATCCAGGCCACTACCTCGTTGGCGCGGGCAGTCAGGCCTGGAGCCCAGAGTTCGACGGCGTAGTGCACGGAGTCGGTGTCGAAGCTGAACCGGTCACAAAACCTCACACCGACCGATGGGTTCTCCTGGCAGTGGATAGTCAGGCCGGGCTTGTCGTCGATGTCGCTGTCAGCGGAGGTCATGGGGGAACGCTAGGCCAGCATCGCGTTCAACGTCATCGGGATTCTCCCGCCCGGCATCGCTCTCGACCTGGGCTGACAGGGACAGAGCCGTGCCGGTGCGGCCGTCGGCCGGGTGTTCTGCAGCCTCTTGGATGGTGTCTGCGATGACGCGGAGTTGGTGGACGAACCAGGGCTTGGCCGCCGTGCGTAGGGGTCTTTCATTGGGGAGTCGCCGTGTGAACTCGGCATGGAAGGCCCGGAAGTCGTCTTCGCTGCTGGACATGGCCAGGCTGCGCCAGTGCGGGGCGGCGTAGAGGACCATGGTTTTGACGATCTCCGGATAGACCGCGGCATAGCGTTTGGGATCCCAGGGCCGGACGCTGCGCTCAGGGCGAGGCTGGAGCCGGGCGAGGCGGTGCGAGCGTTCGCTGATCCGGTAGCCGTGCCGCAAGAGGGTGTGCCAGAAGCGGGAGCTCTGTTCGTAGCAGGTGTTGAGCACGTGGGGGCCATAGCGGCGAAGGAGCCGGTAGTGGCGCCGCTGGGCGGCGACGATCTCCGGTAGATCGGCGAGGTCGAACTGGTAGGCGGGGGCTTCGACGGCCCGGCCGATCCAGAGGCGGTGGGGGAGGCAGACCTGGTCGTGGTGTTTGGACATCCAGATCATGACGCCTTGGTCCTGGTTGCCCGTCCTGCGGGCGACGCACCGGCGGCAGGCCCACCGGGGAGTCGCTTCGAAGGATCCCTTCGGGACGTTCCATGCCTGTGGCTCCCAGCGAGGGATCGCGTACTCGATCGCGGTGCGGGTTTGTCCGCTGAGGACGCTGAGCTGGCCGATCGGATCCAGACGGGAGGCCAGCCAGTGGGAGGGCCGCTGGATGCGCTGGATGGGCATCGCGTTCGCTGCGGCGAGCCGGGCCAGGAACGAGGCCTCGGTCTCCTGCGGGAAGGGCTTGAGCGGACGTGGCAGCGGGCGGAAGACGACGGGTTCGAAGCGCGCGCTCATCCGGCTGCCCTGCGTGGTTCGGGCGGGGAGTCGGATTGGCTGTTGTGGTCGATCCGGATGCCCCGCAAAGCAGCTTTGGTGATGCGCTCGCCGCCGTCGAGGATGGCGGAGATCGCCGCAGCCCGGATCAGGTGGGAGAGGCTTCCGATCATGCCGCCGGTCCGCTGGTGCAGGTATTTCGCGAGCTGAACCAGGGTTCCGGTCTGATGGTGGTGCAGGCGGAGGGTCTGCTCCAGGGAAGCGACCAGCGCCTGCCACTCGGCGTTGAGAGGGAAGGCGCCGGTGCGGACCAGGATGCAGCGGCCTCCCAGCTGCTTGCCGCGAATCCCGGTGAACAGCCCGCACTTCTCCACGTTGATCCCGGCATAGACGAACGTCGCAGGCAGGTGCTCGGTGAAGTACTTCAGATGATCGGAGAGGTCCTCGCCGGCGGTGGTCGCGTGGTTGAGCAGGTGGATCTCGTCGACCAGCACCAGCTCCGTGCGGGCCTCGATCATCACCTGGCAGACGGCACTGGTGACGTCGATGGTGTTGTGCCGCGGGCTGATCACGGGCAGGCCGAGGAACCGGGCGAACTCCATCGCGAGTTTGCGCGGGGATCCCTTGGGCGGGGCGGTGATGTAGACCACCGGGATGCGGTCACTGCCCGGGTAACGCTGCCGGATGCGGAGCTCATGGGTGCGGCCGAGCTGCTTGAGTGCGGTGGTTTTCCCCGTCGTCCACTCCCCCGAGACGATCATCCCGCGGCGGGCGCCGTGCTCGCGCTGGTTCAGCAGGGTCAGCAGCCGCCCCTGGTGGGCGATCTCCCTGACCGTGGAGGTGTGCACGACCTGGAGCTCGGAGTGGTAGGCGATGCGGGCCTCGTCGTAGGCCTCCCGCAGCTGCGGGGACAAGGCCTGCCGCTGCTGCTCGGGCAGCAGCTCGAAGACGGCCGGATCGGCCTCCACGAAGCGCCGCCAGCCCTCCAGACGGGTGGAGGGATCGGTCCAGTCATCGGGTAGCCCCGTTTCCTCTCCGCCCGGAGCCTCGGCGTTCACCACCACTTCTCGGCCTCCTTGCGCGCGTCGAAGATCTCCAGCGGGACGACGTCGGCAAGCTCGCCAACGTCTTCGTGTGCCGGTTCCGCCTGTGGTTCCGGCTCTGACGCGGGTGCCGGCCGGGGCCAGGCGGGTTCGCTGGTGGCCCGGGTGCGGGCGGCGACCTTGCGGTTGCGTCGCCGGGCTGACCGGCCCGGCGTCTCTGCCCGACGGCCAGGCTCGTGATCGGGCCCGTCCGCGGCCCGGTCCAGCAGTTCCGCGGCAACCTGCGCGACCGCCTCCTCGTTCGGCCTGCGTTGCCCGCGTTCAGCCAGGATCTGGTGGGCCCGATCGAAGACCAGCTCGCCCATCGGGACGGGCGAGGTGCGCAGATGGCGCCAGATCGCGGTGATCCAGCCCGTGCCGTGGTGGTCGCGTACCCAGACACGGGAGATGTCGTAGGGGTCGTAATGGACTTCCCAGAGCTTGCCGCCCGGACCGGCTCCCGAGGACTGGCCCCGGAAAGGGCCGAGCGCCGGAGCGTCGTAAGTGCGGTTGTTGATCCGCACCCCGCTGCGGCCGACGACCCGCCACTCACGGGGCATGAGTTGGATGTACTCCTGCGGGCTGAGCGCAATGGACACGTATCCAGCTGCCGACACCAGCGCGGCGTACTTCTCGTTCGGGCTCAGCGGACGGTCTGGCATCAGCGGATCCCGAAGACCGTCATGCGGCCTGACCTGCCAGACGGCGACAACCCATTCCTGCAAGAGTTCCTGGAGCTCGTGGATGGACCAGGCCGCCTGCGCGGCCGGGTCCTTGCCCCGCATCTCCGCACTGCGGCCGGTGTAGCCGGTCACGTACTGAGCGAACATCGTCGCCACCGACCCCAGCGTCCGCTCGATGTGCGGCTTGTCGGTCGGGGTGTCCGGGTGCGCGGGCTGGAAGGAGATCCCCAGGTGCCGACAGGCATTGCGGAAGTTGTCCGAGATGAACGCCTTGCCGCGGTCACTGACCACCGTCTCCGGGACGATCACAGGCTTCGCGGCGGCCTTGGCCAGCCGCTCGTCCAGCGGCAGCAGCGAGGCATAGGGCAGCACCGACCGCGACATGCGCAACGCGTCCGACCAGCCGGGCCGCATCGGCTCCGGTGTCATCGCCCGGGCCAGCAGCAGCGCGGCGTCCACCGCCTTCGTCGACGGCCGCAGCACCACCGCCGCCAGCGTCCTGGTCGCCAGATCCACCAGCCCGGTCAGCTCGCAGCGGTCCACCGTCCCGTCATCGTGGACGACCATCACGTCCAGCGGAGTCGAGTCGATCTCCATCACCTCACCCGGCCGGGCCGCGGTCAGCAGCCCGAACATCCGCTTCGGCTGCTTGCCCACCGACCTGCGCGTGCGAGCCGACCCCAGCAGGTGCCGCCCCGTGGAAACCGCCTCCAGCAGCCGGTAGAACGTCGCCCTGGACGGCATCGGGACCTCTCCGGTGCCGTGCTCGGCCGCCAGGCGGCGCTCGACCTGGCGCCGCAGCACCTGCGCGGACACCGTGGCCTCGCTGGTCCGGCTGTTCACGACCCGCTCGATCGCGGACACCACCCGCGGATCGGCCCGGCCCGTGCCGGTCGCGGGCTTGAGCAGCCGCCGGTCCACCAGACCCGCCACCCCCTCACGCTCGAAACGGGCGCGCAGCCGCTGGAGGGTGCTCAGGCCTACCTCCTCACCGGCCTCGTGCAGTTCGGCGAGCTTGGTCAGCTCGCGCTGACGCACCGAGTGCACCTCCGGGTCGTACTCGGCCCGCACCGTTGTGCCCGGATCAGCGTCCGGGCGGCCCGTCATCAGCTCGGTCAGATGCCGCTGCCACCACCGGGCCCGCTCCACCACCTCCTCCGGCAGCCCGTCAAGCACCCCCTCCTCGGGCAGCGGCGGGCGAGCCGGGCCGGTGCTGAGCACGGTGAAGCCATCGGAGG is a window encoding:
- a CDS encoding VOC family protein; the protein is MDIKLSQCFIAVDDHDKALAFYRDALGLEVRNDVGFEGMRWVTVGSPSQPDVELVLEPPLADPNATDADRQAVAELLAKGMLRGVIFRTDDVDAMFERIRAAGGEVLQEPMDQPYGVRDCAFRDPAGNMLRFNQPRAE
- a CDS encoding helix-turn-helix transcriptional regulator encodes the protein MDRDYAQPLDVPALARIALMSAGHFSRSFRAAYGETPYSYLMTRRIERAKALLRRGDLSVTEVCMEVGCTSLGSFSSRFTELVGESPSAYRARDHDHGSAIPACIAKIHTRPVRNGEAAGPAGP
- a CDS encoding DUF6228 family protein, with protein sequence MTSADSDIDDKPGLTIHCQENPSVGVRFCDRFSFDTDSVHYAVELWAPGLTARANEVVAWIWDSDLAPFLEELAADYRGWDGERSWRTDDKDLMVSAVFRSGGHVGLTWTLRPWPSAAGGWSASVTTWLEGGEQMASLASDVRHFLAGAIDGQVD
- a CDS encoding ATP-binding protein, yielding MVVNAEAPGGEETGLPDDWTDPSTRLEGWRRFVEADPAVFELLPEQQRQALSPQLREAYDEARIAYHSELQVVHTSTVREIAHQGRLLTLLNQREHGARRGMIVSGEWTTGKTTALKQLGRTHELRIRQRYPGSDRIPVVYITAPPKGSPRKLAMEFARFLGLPVISPRHNTIDVTSAVCQVMIEARTELVLVDEIHLLNHATTAGEDLSDHLKYFTEHLPATFVYAGINVEKCGLFTGIRGKQLGGRCILVRTGAFPLNAEWQALVASLEQTLRLHHHQTGTLVQLAKYLHQRTGGMIGSLSHLIRAAAISAILDGGERITKAALRGIRIDHNSQSDSPPEPRRAAG
- a CDS encoding Mu transposase C-terminal domain-containing protein; protein product: MPTRPKLLSLGDRVRYDGREHIVAALHGTSVRLVDDAQAASVVLLGHLLASDGFTVLSTGPARPPLPEEGVLDGLPEEVVERARWWQRHLTELMTGRPDADPGTTVRAEYDPEVHSVRQRELTKLAELHEAGEEVGLSTLQRLRARFEREGVAGLVDRRLLKPATGTGRADPRVVSAIERVVNSRTSEATVSAQVLRRQVERRLAAEHGTGEVPMPSRATFYRLLEAVSTGRHLLGSARTRRSVGKQPKRMFGLLTAARPGEVMEIDSTPLDVMVVHDDGTVDRCELTGLVDLATRTLAAVVLRPSTKAVDAALLLARAMTPEPMRPGWSDALRMSRSVLPYASLLPLDERLAKAAAKPVIVPETVVSDRGKAFISDNFRNACRHLGISFQPAHPDTPTDKPHIERTLGSVATMFAQYVTGYTGRSAEMRGKDPAAQAAWSIHELQELLQEWVVAVWQVRPHDGLRDPLMPDRPLSPNEKYAALVSAAGYVSIALSPQEYIQLMPREWRVVGRSGVRINNRTYDAPALGPFRGQSSGAGPGGKLWEVHYDPYDISRVWVRDHHGTGWITAIWRHLRTSPVPMGELVFDRAHQILAERGQRRPNEEAVAQVAAELLDRAADGPDHEPGRRAETPGRSARRRNRKVAARTRATSEPAWPRPAPASEPEPQAEPAHEDVGELADVVPLEIFDARKEAEKWW